The following are encoded together in the Chaetodon auriga isolate fChaAug3 chromosome 4, fChaAug3.hap1, whole genome shotgun sequence genome:
- the LOC143319249 gene encoding E3 ubiquitin-protein ligase SMURF2-like: MSSQGVRRNGPVKLRLTVLCAKNLAKKDFFRLPDPFAKVVVDGSGQCHSTDTVRNTLDPKWNQHYDLYIGKADSITISVWNHKKIHKKQGAGFLGCVRLLSNAINRLKDTGYQRLDLNKLGPNDNDTVRGQIVVSLQSRDRIGTGGPVVDCSRLFDNDLPDGWEERRTASGRIQYLNHITRTTQWERPTRPASEYSSPSGRPLSCVVDENTPVMTPVNGAEASGPPGEQRIQERRVRSQRHRNYMSRTHLHTPPDLPEGYEQRTTQQGQVYFLHTQTGVSTWHDPRVPRDLSNVNCEELGPLPPGWEIRNTATGRVYFVDHNNRTTQFTDPRLSANLHLVLNPSPNGSRVAMDSQNTNLSHPTQLKDQGVPGAPQQPLSPAQLPEEAECLTVPKYKRDLVQKLKILRQELSQQQPQAGHCRIEVCREEIFEESYRQVMKMRPKDLWKRLMIKFRGEEGLDYGGVAREWLYLLSHEMLNPYYGLFQYSRDDIYTLQINPDSAVNPEHLSYFHFVGRIMGMAVFHGHYIDGGFTLPFYKQLLGKPITLDDMESVDPDLHNSLVWILDNDITGVLDHTFCVEHNAYGEIIQHELKPNGKSIPVSEDTKKEYVRLYVNWRFLHGIEAQFLALQKGFNEVIPQHLLKSFDEKELELIVCGLGKIDISDWKSNTRLKHCTPDSNIVKWFWKAVESFDEERRARLLQFVTGSSRVPLQGFKALQGAAGPRLFTIHQIDANTNNLPKAHTCFNRIDIPPYESYDKLYDKLLTAIEETCGFAVE; this comes from the exons GGTTGCCAGATCCTTTTGCCAAAGTGGTGGTGGATGGCTCAGGACAATGCCACTCTACAGATACTGTGAGAAATACACTGGACCCGAAGTGGAACCAGCATTATGATCT GTACATTGGAAAGGCAGACTCAATCACCATCAGCGTATGGAACCACAAGAAGATCCACAAAAAGCAGGGCGCAGGTTTCCTGGGCTGTGTCCGCCTCCTGTCCAACGCCATCAACCGACTCAAAGACACTGGCT ATCAAAGGCTGGATCTGAATAAGCTGGGCCCCAATGACAATGATACTGTGAGAGGACAAATAGTCG TAAGTCTTCAGTCCAGAGATCGCATTGGCACAGGAGGGCCGGTGGTGGACTGCAGTCGCCTGTTTGACAATGACTTACCTGATGG ctgggaggagaggagaacagcTTCTGGAAGGATACAGTACCTAAACCACATCACACGTACCACACAATGGGAGAGACCTACCAG GCCAGCATCAGAGTACTCCAGCCCATCAGGGCGCCCACTGAGCTGTGTGGTGGATGAGAACACGCCAGTGATGACGCCTGTTAATGGGGCGGAAGCCAGTGGCCCGCCTGGTGAGCAGAGGATCCAGGAGAGACGGGTTCGGTCGCAGCGGCACCGTAACTACATGAGCCGAACACACCTGCATACACCACCTGACCTGCCCGAGGGTTATG aGCAAAGAACAACTCAGCAGGGTCAGGTCTacttcctccacacacagacaggagtcAGCACCTGGCATGACCCCCGGGTGCCCAG ggACCTAAGCAATGTGAACTGCGAGGAGCTGGGCCCACTGCCACCTGGCTGGGAGATCAGAAACACAGCCACTGGCCGCGTCTACTTTGTCGACCACAACAATCGAACAACACAGTTCACAGACCCTCGACTATCTGCTAACCTGCATCTAGTACTCAA cccAAGTCCAAATGGTTCCCGTGTGGCCATGGACAGCCAAAACACTAACCTCAG TCATCCGACTCAGTTGAAGGACCAGGGTGTTCCTGGGGCACCTCAGCAACCTCTGTCCCCAGCCCAGCTGCCTGAAGAGGCTGAGTGCCTAACAGTGCCCAAATACAAGAGAGACCTGGTGCAGAAGTTGAAGATCCTGCGGCAGGAACTTTCTCAGCAACAACCCCAGGCTGGCCACTGCCGCATCGAGGTCTGCCGTGAGGAGATATTTgag GAGTCCTACCGGCAGGTGATGAAGATGCGTCCAAAGGACCTCTGGAAAAGACTGATGATCAAAttcagaggagaagagggactGGACTATGGCGGCGTGGCAAG aGAATGGTTATACCTGCTGTCCCACGAGATGCTGAACCCTTACTACGGCCTGTTCCAGTACTCCAGAGACGACATCTACACCCTACAGATTAACCCAGACTCTGCTGTCAACCCT GAGCACCTGTCATACTTCCACTTCGTGGGCCGCATCATGGGCATGGCGGTGTTCCATGGCCACTACATTGACGGAGGCTTCACTCTGCCCTTCTACAAGCAGCTGCTGGGCAAACCAATCACGCTGGACGACATGGAGTCGGTCGACCCAGACCTCCACAACAGCCTTGTCTGGATCCT gGACAATGACATCACTGGTGTCCTGGACCACACTTTCTGTGTAGAGCACAATGCTTATGGAGAAATCATCCAGCATGAGCTCAAACCCAACGGCAAGAGCATCCCCGTCTCAGAGGACACCAAGAAGGAGTATGTCAG GTTGTACGTGAACTGGCGTTTCCTGCATGGCATCGAGGCTCAGTTTCTGGCCCTGCAGAAGGGCTTCAATGAGGTTATTCCTCAACACCTGCTCAAGTCGTTCGATGAGAAAGAACTGGAG CTGATAGTGTGTGGCCTGGGAAAGATCGACATCTCTGACTGGAAGTCCAACACCCGTCTGAAGCACTGCACCCCCGACAGCAACATCGTCAAGTGGTTTTGGAAAGCCGTGGAGTCGTTTGACGAGGAGAGGAGGGCCcggctgctgcagtttgtcacGGGCTCATCCAGAGTCCCGCTGCAAGGCTTCAAGGCTTTACAGG GTGCTGCAGGGCCCAGACTCTTCACCATTCATCAGATCGATGCAAACACCAACAACCTGCCCAAAGCGCATACCTG CTTCAATCGGATTGACATTCCACCCTACGAGAGCTATGACAAGCTGTATGACAAGCTGCTGACGGCGATCGAGGAGACCTGTGGCTTTGCAGTGGAATGA